One region of Cuculus canorus isolate bCucCan1 chromosome 6, bCucCan1.pri, whole genome shotgun sequence genomic DNA includes:
- the LOC104062463 gene encoding aryl hydrocarbon receptor-like isoform X3 codes for MMCGIALNVGSIACSCVTSVALKNHGAEEAERDGDCSNRPAPGSATLPEGELLLQALNGFVLVVTSEGLIFYSSHTIQDYLGFHQTDVMHQSVFELIHTEDQQEFRRNLHWALNPPHAPEGDPSPEEGKSLGSSAVPYKLDQLPPENSSFLERSFVCRFRCLLDNSSGFLALNLQGRLKFLHGQNKRSEDGSALPPQLALFAISTPLQPLSILQIRTKNMIFRTKHKLDFTPLSCDAKGKIVLGYTEAELRMCGTGYQFVHAADMLYCAENHIRMMKTGESGLTVFRLLTKDNRWKWVQANARLVYKNGKPEYIIVTQRPLVDEEGGEHLRNRSTHLPFTFATGEALLYQSAYPLPGFPDPFQNKEKTSKSKKTSHSRGERAQKDGIDPSSLLGAVMRQDKAVYTSHPAPAPNCSFSSSFLDHFKDVSLLDEGRDAWSMGAAPVSTRGDSLEEDLVDLQQDHPLLTTLDSLSIKGDESCSNTELFSALEGLGLNAEDLELLLLDEKKVTVNMDPDCTSSQNNCLASNKILSYFHATLGNKYEGGQQVCPMPGTSSSPPGSTAPCQARVEDEDSQYLPQHVVQPGIAWHQQAAPLWEQPLHAMPGQQPAPLPVPAKEGEKLLDGSQRRPAGEEGLLLFLQPARRTLWDKAPGSPPGAPCLQEPPDVQQLGSDFTARHLNREDAPQSFSLPSQCQGCLGPPCQLRDHHLLTNGLCGHSPESPPHLLASSSPGPWQDCVSPLLGSPAQPGFHGISQDLISQHQGCLGPGPSVSVVHSNLNGLCSMETAGSRGSQEEMIPYSGFFPTFSYQLTPTKQLSPVSSVAPHPFPSSSAECFRSISSLLETPMNSCGTYSSALSQESRQKVRVSLHFHAQFSLCWNFLGVSAQGGMGCLVGRQESPCSSRCTARQEDIEGFSFHQELKNKRAECGFFPLESGCLWI; via the exons atgatgtgtggaattgctttgaacgttGGCAGCATCGCATGCAGCTGTGTCACCTCAG TTGCTCTAAAGAATCATGGTGCAGAAGAAGCggagagggatggagactgCAGCAACAGACCAGCCCCAGGCTCAGCAACACTACCAGAGGGTGAGCTGCTCCTACAG GCACTCAATGGCTTCGTGCTGGTAGTGACATCAGAAGGATTGATATTCTACTCCTCACATACAATTCAGGACTATCTGGGATTTCATCAG ACGGATGTCATGCACCAGAGCGTCTTTGAGCTGATCCACACCGAGGACCAGCAGGAATTCAGACGCAACCTCCACTGGGCCCTCAACCCACCCCATGCCCCTGAGGGTGACCCTTCTCCAGAAG AGGGGAAGAGTCTTGGCTCTTCTGCTGTCCCTTACAAGCTGGATCAGCTGCCCCCAGAAAACTCCTCCTTTCTGGAACGGAGCTTCGTGTGCCGCTTTCGCTGCCTCCTGGATAATTCCTCTGGCTTCCTG gcTTTAAACCTTCAAGGCAGGCTGAAATTCCTTCATGGGCAGAACAAAAGATCTGAAGATGGGTCTGCCCTGCCACCCCAGCTTGCCCTCTTTGCTATCTCCACCCCCTTGCAGCCCCTATCTATTCTGCAGATCCGAACCAAGAATATGATCTTCAGGACAAAGCACAAGCTGGACTTCACCCCCTTGTCATGTGATGCCAA GGGGAAGATCGTTTTGGGCTACACTGAGGCGGAGCTGCGGATGTGTGGCACTGGGTACCAGTTCGTCCACGCTGCTGACATGCTGTACTGTGCTGAGAACCACATCAGGA TGATGAAGACGGGTGAGAGTGGCCTGACGGTCTTCCGCCTGCTGACGAAGGACAATCGCTGGAAGTGGGTGCAGGCCAACGCTCGGCTCGTGTACAAGAACGGCAAGCCTGAGTACATCATTGTCACACAGAGACCCCTCGT agatgaagaaggaggggagcaCCTTCGGAATCGGTCCACGCATCTTCCCTTTACCTTTGCTACAGGAGAGGCACTCTTATACCAAAGTGCTTACCCTCTCCCAGGCTTCCCTGACCCTTTccagaacaaagagaaaaccagcAAGTCCAAGAAGACTTCCCACAGCCGTGGAGAGCGCGCCCAGAAGGATGGCATTGACCCCAGTTCTCTGCTGGGTGCTGTGATGCGACAGGACAAGGCAGTGTATACCTCCCATCCAGCTCCTGCACCTAACTGttccttcagcagcagtttcCTGGACCACTTCAAGGATGTGTCCTTGCTGGATGAAGGAAGAGATGCCTGGAGTATGGGTGCTGCTCCAGTTTCTACAAGAGGAGACAGCCTTGAAGAGGACCTTGTGGATTTGCAGCAGGACCACCCTCTCTTGACCACCCTGGACTCACTCTCAATTAAGGGTGATGAGAGCTGTTCCAACACTGAGCTCTTCAGTGCGCTGGAAGGCCTGGGCTTGAACGCTGAGGATCTcgagctcctgctgctggatgaaAAAAAGGTGACGGTCAATATGGACCCTGACTGCACCTCATCCCAGAACAATTGCCTTGCCAGCAATAAGATTCTTTCCTACTTCCATGCCACTCTGGGGAACAAGTACGAGGGAGGACAACAGGTCTGTCCCATGCCAGGCACATCCTCAAGCCCACCTGGAAGCACTGCTCCATGCCAGGCCCGTGTGGAGGACGAGGACTCGCAGTACCTGCCCCAGCACGTGGTGCAGCCTGGCATTGCTTGGCACCAGCAGGCTGCTCCGCTgtgggaacagcccctccatGCCATGCCAGGGCAGCAGCCCGcgcctctgccagtgccagccAAGGAGGGCGAAAAGCTGTTGGATGGCTCACAACGGAGGCCAGCTGGGGAGGAGggtcttctcctcttcctccagccaGCACGGCGAACTTTGTGGGACAAGGCACCCGGTTCACCCCCGGgagctccctgcctgcaggagcCACCTGATGTTCAGCAGCTGGGGAGTGACTTCACAGCCAGGCATCTCAACCGAGAAGATGCCCCCCAGTCCTTCTCCCTGCCCAGCCAGTGCCAGGGCTGCCTGGGACCGCCCTGCCAGCTGAGAGACCATCACTTGCTGACGAATGGGTTGTGTGGTCACAGCCCTGAATCTCCTCCACACCTccttgccagcagcagccccggcCCATGGCAGGACTGTGTTTCCCCACTCCTGGGGTCCCCAGCTCAGCCTGGTTTTCATGGCATCAGTCAAGACTTGATCTCCCAGCACCAGGGCTGCTTGGGTCCAGGGCCCAGTGTGTCAGTGGTACACTCTAACCTGAATGGATTATGCAGCATGGaaactgcaggcagcaggggATCCCAGGAAGAGATGATTCCATACTCTGGGTTCTTCCCCACCTTCTCATACCAGCTTACTCCCACGAAGCAGCTGAGCCCTGTTTCCTCTGTGGCCCCTCACCCTTTTCCAAGCTCATCTGCGGAGTGCTTCAGAAGCATCAGCAGCCTGTTGGAGACTCCTATGAATTCCTGTGGGACATATTCCTCCGCGCTGAGCCAGGAGAGCAGGCAGAAGGTAAGGGTTTCGCTCCACTTTCATGCTCAGTTTTCCTTGTGCTGGAATTTCCTGGGGGTCTCAGCACAGGGGGGCATGGGATGCCTGGTTGGTAGGCAGGAATCACCTTGCTCTAGCCGGTGCACGGCCAGACAGGAAGACATTGAgggcttttctttccatcaagAGTTGAAGAACAAAAGAGCAGAGTGTGGATTTTTCCCTTTAGAAAGTGGTTGTCTCTGGATCTAA